The following are from one region of the Planctomycetota bacterium genome:
- the pyrF gene encoding orotidine-5'-phosphate decarboxylase, protein MAKHFADRMLDAIEAKQAPLCVGLDPMYERLPKQIREIASSNRAGLGEQAAAAREFCQSVIDIVAGQVPCVKLQSAYFERCGPSGVRAYFEVADYAHEQGLLVIGDVKRADIGSTAEAYAVAHLEEVFIGEGKDERTVTLDAATVNPYFGKDGVQPFIETAKAGGQGVFVVVRTTNPSAKDFQDFKDAEGRRVFERIAERVNDWANQEGCLGDCGYSLVGAVAAATYPEDTKLLRALMPNSLLLVPGVGAQGGSVDDATLAFHDDGWGALVTVSRSVIYAWERPEYQHLGEVNWEEAIEVATVDVKAALAEALARRTATV, encoded by the coding sequence GTGGCGAAACACTTTGCGGACCGGATGCTCGATGCCATCGAGGCGAAACAGGCGCCCCTGTGCGTCGGCCTGGACCCGATGTACGAGCGCCTGCCGAAACAGATCCGGGAGATTGCCTCCTCGAACCGGGCGGGCCTGGGAGAGCAGGCGGCCGCGGCACGGGAGTTCTGCCAGAGCGTCATTGACATCGTGGCCGGACAGGTGCCGTGTGTGAAACTCCAGAGCGCCTACTTCGAGCGTTGCGGGCCGAGCGGCGTGCGGGCGTACTTTGAGGTGGCGGACTACGCGCACGAGCAGGGCCTGCTGGTGATCGGCGACGTGAAGCGTGCGGACATCGGCTCGACGGCCGAGGCCTATGCCGTCGCGCACCTGGAGGAAGTTTTCATCGGCGAGGGTAAGGACGAGCGGACAGTCACGCTGGACGCGGCGACGGTGAACCCGTATTTCGGGAAGGACGGCGTGCAGCCGTTCATCGAGACGGCGAAGGCGGGCGGGCAGGGCGTCTTCGTGGTCGTGCGGACGACGAACCCGTCGGCGAAGGACTTCCAGGATTTCAAGGACGCGGAAGGACGCCGCGTGTTCGAGCGGATCGCCGAACGCGTCAACGACTGGGCCAACCAGGAAGGATGCCTGGGGGACTGCGGGTACAGCCTGGTCGGGGCCGTTGCGGCGGCAACCTATCCGGAAGACACCAAGTTACTGCGCGCCCTGATGCCGAACAGCCTGCTCCTCGTGCCGGGGGTCGGAGCCCAGGGAGGCTCGGTCGACGACGCGACGCTGGCATTTCACGACGACGGATGGGGCGCGCTGGTCACGGTGTCGCGGAGCGTGATTTACGCCTGGGAGCGGCCGGAGTACCAGCACCTCGGCGAAGTGAACTGGGAGGAAGCGATCGAGGTGGCGACGGTGGACGTGAAAGCGGCGCTGGCGGAGGCGCTGGCCCGGCGTACGGCGACGGTCTGA
- the murD gene encoding UDP-N-acetylmuramoyl-L-alanine--D-glutamate ligase, whose product MEATGKIAHRGPRGRPRSASAVPARPEGRAVTIMGLGLFGGGVGAASYFARRGAHVTVTDLKQAEALAPSLEALEGLDITFHLGGHRPADFTEADLVVVSPAVPKTSPYLAMAVEAGVPVTSEMNLFVALCPAPLVGVTGSSGKSTTTALLGEMLARFRPTRVGGNIGKSLLDEVHQIGPDETVVLELSSFQLEDLAAIERSPHVAVVTCVSPNHLDRHGTMAAYVAAKKNILRFQGREDVAILNADDAEVRTWKKDARGRAVFYSVKEALDDGAFLKGTELVFRLGGTEERADLAGRVRLRGRHNLANVLASATAARWLGVPLEAIVSAVEAFRPLPHRLQVIGRVGDVLFVDDSKATTPESARVGMEAFDRGVVLIAGGYDKHVDPEVLLKAIRTGTRAVVLMGATAEALARALEGNGPPVERAENMEDAVRRAARLAKAGDVVLLSPGHASWDMFESYEHRGDAFRRAAEALGLEAAAAEDEREVGSSGLAGTI is encoded by the coding sequence ATGGAGGCCACCGGCAAGATCGCCCATCGTGGACCGCGGGGCCGGCCGAGGTCGGCGTCGGCGGTCCCCGCTCGCCCGGAAGGGCGGGCGGTGACGATCATGGGTCTGGGGTTGTTCGGGGGCGGCGTCGGGGCCGCCTCTTATTTCGCGCGTCGCGGCGCCCACGTCACGGTGACGGACTTGAAGCAGGCGGAGGCGCTCGCGCCGAGCCTCGAGGCGCTCGAGGGCCTCGACATCACGTTCCATCTGGGCGGGCACCGGCCGGCCGACTTCACGGAGGCCGACCTCGTGGTGGTGAGCCCGGCGGTGCCGAAAACGTCGCCTTACCTGGCGATGGCCGTCGAAGCAGGCGTGCCGGTCACGAGCGAGATGAATCTGTTCGTCGCGTTGTGTCCCGCGCCGCTGGTCGGCGTGACGGGTTCGAGCGGGAAGAGCACGACGACGGCGCTTCTGGGGGAGATGCTGGCGCGGTTTCGCCCGACGCGCGTGGGCGGCAACATCGGCAAGAGCCTCCTGGACGAGGTGCACCAGATCGGGCCGGACGAGACCGTCGTCCTGGAACTTTCGAGTTTCCAACTGGAGGACCTGGCGGCCATCGAACGAAGCCCGCACGTGGCCGTGGTCACGTGCGTCAGCCCGAACCATCTGGACCGGCACGGGACGATGGCGGCCTACGTCGCGGCGAAGAAGAACATCCTGCGGTTTCAAGGCCGGGAGGACGTGGCGATCCTCAATGCCGACGACGCCGAAGTGCGGACGTGGAAGAAGGACGCTCGCGGCCGGGCGGTGTTCTATTCCGTCAAGGAGGCGCTGGACGACGGCGCTTTTCTGAAGGGAACGGAACTGGTGTTTCGGCTGGGAGGCACGGAGGAACGGGCGGACCTGGCGGGGCGCGTGCGGCTCCGTGGGCGGCACAACCTGGCGAACGTGCTGGCGTCGGCGACGGCGGCGCGGTGGCTGGGGGTGCCTTTGGAAGCGATTGTGTCGGCGGTGGAAGCGTTCCGGCCGCTGCCGCATCGCCTCCAGGTCATCGGCCGCGTGGGCGACGTCCTTTTCGTGGACGACTCGAAGGCGACGACGCCGGAGTCGGCCCGCGTCGGCATGGAGGCGTTTGACCGCGGCGTGGTTCTCATCGCCGGGGGGTACGACAAGCACGTGGACCCGGAGGTTCTTCTGAAGGCGATCCGGACAGGAACCCGGGCGGTGGTGCTGATGGGGGCGACGGCCGAGGCGCTCGCGCGGGCCCTCGAGGGCAACGGGCCGCCGGTCGAGCGGGCGGAAAACATGGAAGACGCGGTGCGGCGGGCGGCGCGTCTGGCGAAGGCGGGCGACGTCGTGCTTCTCTCGCCGGGGCACGCCAGTTGGGACATGTTCGAGAGTTACGAGCACCGGGGCGATGCGTTTCGGCGTGCGGCAGAGGCGCTCGGCCTCGAAGCGGCGGCAGCGGAGGACGAACGGGAGGTCGGCTCGAGTGGACTTGCTGGAACGATTTGA
- the coaD gene encoding pantetheine-phosphate adenylyltransferase yields MAGEQVAVYPGVFDPVTLGHLDIIRRGTVLFDRLIVAVASTPDKQPLFTTEERTALLRDAVADLKNVAVDSYEGLTVEFVRRHGASVILRGLRQHSDFEYEYQLALTNRTIAGVETVFVMADERVAYISSRLVREVASLGGDVSKLVPPNVAKALGARLKT; encoded by the coding sequence ATGGCAGGCGAGCAAGTGGCCGTTTATCCCGGCGTCTTCGATCCCGTCACGCTCGGGCACCTCGACATCATTCGCCGGGGGACAGTGCTGTTTGACCGGCTCATCGTGGCCGTCGCGTCGACTCCCGACAAGCAGCCGCTTTTCACCACCGAGGAGCGCACCGCTCTCTTGCGCGACGCCGTCGCCGACTTGAAGAACGTCGCCGTCGATTCCTACGAGGGCCTCACGGTCGAGTTTGTCCGCCGACATGGGGCCTCGGTCATCCTGCGTGGCCTCCGGCAGCACTCCGATTTCGAGTACGAGTACCAGTTGGCCCTGACGAACCGGACGATTGCGGGCGTCGAGACCGTTTTCGTCATGGCCGACGAGCGGGTGGCCTACATCTCGTCGCGCCTCGTGCGGGAGGTCGCCTCGCTCGGCGGCGACGTGTCGAAACTCGTCCCGCCGAATGTGGCCAAGGCGCTGGGCGCACGGCTGAAAACGTAA
- a CDS encoding heparinase II/III family protein, which translates to MKNAGWMIAAFAAFALAAWPSCAAGAEARPEILVTLRAGHPRLFVTHESLERLRAGVGQDADMKTLYEKLRKEADKTLREEPVRYELVGPRLLHVSRKCLDRVSALALVYLVSGEAKYAERAWKELEAAAKFPDWHPQHFLDTAEMTCAFGIGYDWLYSFLSDAQRAQVRQAIVEKGLQEGLNCYRGKAGYGWWTRAHHNWSQVCNGGLAVGALAVADEEPVVAAEVLDAGLKAVQGAMGNFGVDGGWNEGPGYWGYTLRYTSMYLTALQSALGSMKGLDQTPGLAETGLFRIHFIGPTGRTFNFADAHDSAGSAAAMFWLARAFKKPVYAACERRTMGDGAFDLLWYTPEGQGPAESGLAPSKLFRGVDVVFFRSAWDNPNALWVGFKGGDNQANHSHLDLGTFVLDALGERWALDLGGDDYDLPNYFGDKRWTYYRLRTEGHNTLVVNGENQNPKAKAPIVAFSSTRQRVSAVADLSQGYLMCTRVLRGMAMIAPGEILIQDEVSAGEPVGVVWQMHTQAEVKPEKNRAVLSLKGKRIGAEILEPAGAVFEVAGANPPPPEAQQPDVRKLVVRLPEKVKNVRIVVRLMVEGAGGESPEVHPLADWPGRIENAGGGAGSK; encoded by the coding sequence ATGAAGAATGCGGGATGGATGATCGCGGCGTTTGCGGCGTTCGCGCTGGCGGCGTGGCCGTCGTGCGCGGCGGGGGCCGAGGCTCGGCCCGAAATCCTCGTGACGCTGCGGGCGGGTCATCCGCGGCTCTTCGTGACGCACGAGAGCCTGGAGCGGCTTCGGGCGGGCGTCGGGCAGGACGCCGACATGAAGACCCTCTACGAAAAACTCCGCAAGGAGGCGGACAAGACGCTCCGCGAGGAGCCGGTGCGCTACGAACTCGTAGGGCCTCGCCTCCTGCATGTCAGCCGCAAGTGTCTCGACCGCGTCTCGGCGCTCGCCCTCGTGTACCTCGTGAGCGGCGAGGCGAAGTACGCCGAACGCGCGTGGAAGGAACTGGAGGCGGCGGCGAAGTTCCCCGACTGGCATCCCCAGCATTTTCTGGACACGGCGGAGATGACGTGCGCCTTCGGCATCGGGTACGATTGGCTCTACAGTTTTCTCTCCGACGCGCAGCGCGCGCAGGTGCGCCAGGCGATTGTCGAGAAAGGGCTCCAGGAAGGGCTGAATTGTTACCGCGGCAAGGCGGGTTACGGCTGGTGGACCCGCGCGCATCACAACTGGAGCCAGGTGTGCAACGGCGGCCTGGCGGTCGGGGCGCTGGCCGTCGCCGACGAGGAACCGGTCGTCGCGGCCGAGGTCCTCGATGCGGGCCTGAAGGCGGTCCAGGGCGCGATGGGGAACTTCGGCGTGGACGGCGGATGGAACGAAGGGCCGGGGTACTGGGGATACACGCTGCGGTACACGTCCATGTACCTGACGGCGCTTCAGTCGGCCCTTGGGTCGATGAAAGGGCTCGACCAGACGCCGGGCCTGGCGGAGACGGGCCTGTTTCGCATCCACTTCATCGGGCCGACGGGTCGGACGTTCAACTTCGCCGACGCCCACGACTCCGCGGGGAGCGCAGCCGCGATGTTCTGGCTCGCGCGGGCCTTCAAGAAGCCGGTTTACGCGGCCTGCGAACGCCGGACGATGGGCGACGGCGCGTTCGATCTCCTGTGGTACACTCCCGAGGGGCAGGGTCCTGCCGAGAGCGGCTTGGCGCCGTCGAAACTCTTTCGGGGCGTGGACGTCGTCTTCTTCCGCAGCGCGTGGGACAACCCGAACGCCCTCTGGGTCGGCTTCAAAGGGGGCGACAACCAGGCGAACCACAGCCACCTGGACCTCGGGACGTTCGTGCTGGATGCGCTCGGCGAACGGTGGGCCCTGGACCTCGGGGGGGACGATTACGACCTGCCCAATTACTTCGGCGACAAGCGGTGGACCTACTACCGCCTGCGGACCGAGGGGCACAACACGCTCGTCGTGAACGGCGAGAACCAGAACCCGAAGGCGAAGGCGCCGATCGTGGCGTTCTCGTCCACTCGGCAAAGGGTCTCGGCCGTCGCGGATCTGTCGCAGGGCTACCTGATGTGCACGCGGGTTCTCCGCGGCATGGCGATGATCGCGCCGGGAGAGATTCTCATCCAGGACGAGGTCTCGGCCGGCGAGCCGGTCGGGGTCGTCTGGCAGATGCACACCCAGGCGGAGGTCAAGCCGGAGAAGAATCGCGCGGTCCTTTCGCTGAAGGGCAAGCGCATCGGGGCCGAGATTCTGGAGCCGGCGGGCGCGGTGTTCGAGGTCGCGGGGGCGAACCCGCCGCCGCCCGAGGCCCAGCAACCCGACGTGCGGAAACTCGTGGTTCGTCTTCCGGAGAAGGTGAAGAATGTGCGGATCGTCGTGCGGTTGATGGTCGAAGGGGCGGGAGGGGAGTCGCCCGAGGTCCATCCGCTGGCCGATTGGCCCGGCCGGATTGAAAACGCGGGCGGCGGAGCGGGGTCGAAATAG
- a CDS encoding Txe/YoeB family addiction module toxin, which produces MTWNLVYTAHARKDAKKVSAAGLRPKVEVLLEILREDPFRSPPPFEKLVGDLAGAYSRRINIQHRLVYQVIKEAKTVKVIRMWTHYE; this is translated from the coding sequence GTGACCTGGAACCTCGTTTACACGGCCCATGCCCGCAAGGATGCCAAGAAGGTTTCAGCGGCGGGTCTGCGCCCGAAAGTCGAGGTCCTGCTCGAGATTCTCCGCGAAGATCCTTTTCGCTCCCCGCCTCCGTTCGAGAAACTCGTCGGCGACCTCGCCGGCGCCTATTCCCGCCGCATCAACATCCAGCACCGTCTCGTCTATCAGGTCATCAAGGAAGCCAAAACCGTCAAAGTCATCCGCATGTGGACGCATTACGAATAG